Proteins from a single region of Pseudomonas fulva:
- a CDS encoding ABC transporter substrate-binding protein has translation MRKTLHRHLLASLFVLGAQVLSPAIAQAADNQQFIPMATYRVGAYASSGIPWWAGEIDYFRYINEVEGGINGVKLVWQECETEWNVDRIVECYERYKDGKDGAPTAFFFTHSTPGSYALMEKGAADRIPLIDGAGGRTESTDGSVFPYAFPLLLNYYSQASVGINYIAEREGGFDQLKGKKIVTVYHDSAYGRETQAPMKLLAEKYGFENIQIPVADPGNEQSAQWRQVRQIKPDWVFLRTWGVSTPVGIKTAARFGIAVDRIIGDVWAGSEADVIPAGTAAKGYQALAPFPGGDGFEIHQRLRQHILDAGKSDLKDKRYFGKVYYNIGLINAAIAVEALRTAQGKFGNRPLTGEEARWGFEHLDIDAARLKASGFEGLLPPLKLSCSDHEGGGAARVQQWDGDKWVLVTDWVQADRATLRPLIETKSAAYAKEKGITPRDCANEQ, from the coding sequence ATGCGCAAAACCTTGCATCGCCACCTGCTCGCCAGCCTTTTCGTGCTCGGCGCTCAGGTCTTGTCACCGGCCATCGCCCAGGCCGCCGATAACCAGCAGTTCATTCCCATGGCCACCTACCGGGTCGGCGCCTATGCGTCCAGTGGCATTCCCTGGTGGGCCGGGGAGATCGACTACTTCCGCTACATCAACGAGGTGGAAGGCGGCATCAACGGCGTCAAGCTGGTGTGGCAGGAGTGCGAGACCGAGTGGAACGTCGATCGCATCGTCGAGTGCTATGAGCGCTACAAGGATGGCAAGGATGGCGCGCCGACGGCGTTCTTCTTCACCCACAGTACCCCAGGCTCCTATGCGCTGATGGAGAAGGGCGCGGCCGACCGCATCCCGTTGATCGATGGCGCGGGCGGACGTACCGAGTCCACCGACGGCAGCGTGTTCCCCTATGCCTTTCCGCTGCTGTTGAACTACTACAGCCAGGCCTCGGTGGGCATCAACTACATTGCCGAGCGCGAGGGTGGTTTCGACCAGCTCAAGGGCAAGAAGATCGTCACCGTCTACCACGACTCGGCCTACGGTCGCGAAACCCAGGCGCCGATGAAGCTGCTCGCGGAAAAGTACGGATTCGAGAACATCCAGATCCCGGTGGCCGATCCGGGCAACGAGCAGTCCGCGCAATGGCGCCAGGTGCGGCAGATCAAGCCGGACTGGGTGTTCCTGCGTACCTGGGGCGTGTCCACTCCGGTGGGCATCAAGACCGCTGCGCGCTTTGGCATTGCGGTGGATCGGATCATCGGCGACGTCTGGGCCGGTTCAGAGGCTGACGTGATCCCTGCTGGCACGGCGGCCAAGGGTTACCAGGCCCTGGCGCCGTTCCCCGGTGGCGACGGTTTCGAGATTCACCAGCGCCTGCGCCAGCATATCCTCGATGCCGGCAAGAGCGACCTCAAGGACAAGCGCTACTTCGGCAAGGTGTACTACAACATCGGCCTGATCAACGCCGCGATTGCCGTCGAGGCACTGCGCACTGCCCAGGGCAAATTTGGTAACCGCCCGCTCACCGGCGAGGAAGCACGCTGGGGCTTCGAGCATCTGGACATCGATGCAGCGCGTCTCAAGGCCAGCGGTTTCGAAGGGCTGTTGCCACCGCTGAAACTGTCCTGCTCTGACCACGAGGGCGGCGGTGCTGCCCGTGTGCAGCAGTGGGATGGCGATAAGTGGGTGCTGGTGACCGACTGGGTCCAGGCCGACCGCGCCACCCTGCGTCCGCTGATCGAAACCAAGTCCGCTGCCTACGCCAAGGAAAAAGGCATCACCCCACGCGACTGCGCCAACGAGCAATAA
- a CDS encoding ABC transporter ATP-binding protein: MSALLEIRNVSLSFKGVKAISDLSFSVRRGEICALIGPNGAGKSSLLNILNGVYQADAGQLYFAAKPLRRPHPLKAARLGIGRTFQNNALFKKMSVLDNLLTGLSRFQRSFFLEQALGLPRARREARAFAERAESVLEFLELQPWRDVAVGSLAYGLQKRVELGRALIAQPTLLLLDEPIAGMNAEEKRDMSRFIADINRDLGTTVILIEHDIQVVMGLSGHVVVLDYGRKVGDGTPAEVQVNPDVIAAYLGTPNG, translated from the coding sequence ATGAGCGCCTTGCTGGAGATACGCAACGTGTCACTGTCGTTCAAGGGCGTGAAGGCGATTTCCGATCTGTCGTTCAGTGTCAGGCGTGGTGAGATTTGCGCCCTGATCGGCCCGAACGGGGCTGGCAAGAGCTCGCTGCTGAATATCCTCAATGGGGTCTACCAGGCCGATGCCGGGCAGCTGTACTTTGCCGCCAAACCGTTGCGCCGGCCACACCCGCTGAAGGCTGCTCGGCTCGGGATTGGCCGCACCTTCCAGAACAATGCCCTGTTCAAGAAGATGAGTGTGCTGGACAACCTGCTGACGGGGCTGTCGCGCTTCCAGCGCAGCTTCTTTCTCGAGCAGGCGCTGGGCCTGCCACGTGCCCGGCGTGAAGCGCGCGCTTTCGCTGAACGCGCCGAGAGCGTGCTCGAGTTCCTCGAGCTGCAGCCCTGGCGCGACGTTGCCGTGGGCAGCCTGGCCTACGGCCTGCAAAAGCGCGTGGAGCTGGGCCGCGCACTGATCGCGCAGCCGACTCTGTTGCTGCTCGATGAGCCGATAGCGGGGATGAACGCCGAAGAGAAACGGGACATGAGCCGCTTCATCGCGGACATCAACCGCGACCTCGGCACCACGGTGATTCTCATCGAACACGACATTCAGGTGGTCATGGGGTTGTCCGGCCACGTGGTGGTGCTGGACTACGGGCGCAAGGTCGGTGATGGCACACCGGCCGAGGTTCAGGTCAATCCCGATGTGATCGCCGCTTATCTGGGGACGCCAAACGGATGA
- a CDS encoding AMP-binding protein: protein MSIHEFYPPLPEVVADSALTALQRWARERPTQIALRHRRLGAWKAWRWIDVQREVERVADGLRQQGFTPGARLALSGAFEPSLLILALAAQQLGGQNLVIGRDSRGDELQRLLRHGRPAFAFVQRRENVSHWLGSGLVEYWPLRLFSAQANAVSNGLWQVQPLSTLFVGEAPVAQRQGWAQVAEDDVLWVDEGTEWREGLSYLLSRWLEHGEGLAFPETSESAGRDRREIAPTGLLLSAARVEALAGEIEARLPPAGSWRRRLCDWTLANPHQGMRRWLKERVRRLLGFHRLRRIEVPGAPAGAVLRGPWLDEYLERAA from the coding sequence ATGAGCATTCATGAGTTCTACCCGCCATTGCCTGAGGTGGTGGCCGACAGCGCACTGACGGCGCTGCAACGTTGGGCTCGGGAGCGGCCGACGCAGATCGCTCTGCGCCACCGCCGCCTTGGCGCCTGGAAGGCCTGGCGCTGGATCGATGTGCAGCGCGAGGTCGAGCGAGTCGCCGATGGCTTGCGCCAGCAGGGTTTCACCCCTGGGGCGCGACTGGCGTTGAGCGGTGCCTTCGAGCCGAGCCTGCTGATTCTGGCGTTGGCTGCCCAGCAGCTTGGTGGCCAGAATCTGGTGATCGGCCGCGATAGTCGTGGCGATGAGCTGCAACGGCTGCTGCGCCATGGGCGTCCGGCGTTTGCCTTCGTCCAGCGCCGTGAGAACGTGTCGCACTGGTTAGGCAGCGGCCTTGTCGAGTATTGGCCGCTGCGCCTGTTTTCCGCCCAGGCCAATGCCGTGAGCAATGGCTTGTGGCAGGTGCAGCCACTGTCGACGCTGTTTGTCGGCGAGGCGCCGGTAGCGCAGCGTCAGGGTTGGGCGCAGGTGGCCGAGGATGATGTGCTATGGGTCGATGAGGGCACCGAATGGCGTGAGGGATTGAGTTATTTGCTGAGTCGCTGGCTGGAACATGGTGAGGGTCTGGCCTTCCCGGAAACCAGCGAGTCAGCCGGTCGCGATCGCCGCGAAATTGCCCCGACCGGATTGTTGCTGTCTGCCGCGCGGGTCGAGGCGCTGGCTGGCGAGATCGAGGCCCGTCTACCCCCAGCGGGCAGTTGGCGGCGGCGCCTGTGTGACTGGACGCTGGCGAATCCGCACCAAGGCATGCGCCGCTGGCTGAAGGAGCGGGTGCGGCGCTTGCTCGGTTTCCACCGGCTGCGCCGGATCGAGGTGCCGGGTGCGCCTGCCGGTGCAGTGCTACGAGGCCCGTGGCTGGATGAATATCTGGAGCGGGCGGCATGA
- a CDS encoding branched-chain amino acid ABC transporter permease — MIASVSRLRTRFDEAPLILVRHRWPLGLWLLLLLAFIALPLLGNDYWLNAILIPFLVLSLAGLGLNLLTGYTGQTSVGAAGFMAVGAFATYGLLLRVPGLPLPLALIGGGLIAGLVGLLFGIPSSRIKGFYLMVTTLAAQFFLEWVFAKFPWFYNYASSGTISAPRLELFGYSLATPVGRYLLTLSCVVLLTWVAVNLVRSQVGRNWMAIRDMDTAAAVIGIPVDRYKRLAFAVSSFYLGIAGALWAFAYLGTASAGSFDINRSFQILFIIIIGGMGSIAGNFIGAAFISFTPILLNHAGQWLFDGSVDAGQLQNLQKILFGSLIIWFLIKEPEGLVRLLGDLRERIRVWPLRF, encoded by the coding sequence ATGATCGCTTCCGTTTCACGCCTGCGCACCCGCTTCGACGAAGCGCCTCTGATCCTGGTACGCCATCGCTGGCCGCTGGGGTTGTGGCTGTTGCTGCTGCTGGCTTTCATCGCGCTGCCCTTGCTGGGCAACGACTATTGGCTCAACGCGATCCTGATTCCCTTCCTGGTGTTGTCGCTGGCCGGGCTGGGGCTGAACCTGCTGACCGGCTACACCGGGCAGACCTCGGTCGGTGCCGCCGGCTTCATGGCGGTGGGGGCTTTCGCGACCTACGGTCTGCTGCTGCGTGTGCCTGGGCTGCCTTTGCCGCTGGCGCTGATCGGCGGCGGGCTGATCGCCGGCCTGGTCGGCTTGCTGTTCGGCATTCCCAGTTCGCGGATCAAGGGTTTCTACCTGATGGTCACCACGCTGGCTGCGCAGTTCTTTCTGGAGTGGGTGTTCGCCAAGTTTCCCTGGTTCTACAACTACGCCTCGTCCGGAACCATCAGTGCGCCGCGCCTGGAATTGTTCGGCTACAGCCTGGCCACGCCGGTCGGCCGTTACCTGCTGACCCTGAGTTGCGTGGTGCTGCTGACCTGGGTGGCGGTCAACCTGGTGCGTAGTCAGGTCGGCCGCAACTGGATGGCGATCCGCGACATGGATACCGCCGCGGCAGTGATCGGCATTCCGGTGGATCGCTACAAGCGCCTGGCCTTCGCGGTCAGCTCCTTCTACCTGGGCATCGCCGGGGCGCTTTGGGCCTTCGCCTACCTGGGCACCGCCAGCGCCGGGAGTTTCGATATCAACCGGTCGTTCCAGATCCTTTTCATCATCATCATCGGTGGCATGGGCAGCATCGCCGGCAACTTCATCGGCGCCGCCTTCATCAGCTTTACACCGATCTTGCTCAACCACGCCGGGCAATGGCTGTTCGACGGCAGCGTCGATGCCGGGCAATTGCAGAACCTGCAGAAGATCCTCTTCGGCAGCCTGATCATCTGGTTTCTGATCAAGGAGCCGGAAGGGCTGGTACGCCTGCTCGGCGACCTGCGCGAACGCATCAGGGTGTGGCCGCTGAGATTCTGA
- a CDS encoding branched-chain amino acid ABC transporter permease encodes MIFFLETLIGGLLAGTLYSLVAIGFVLIYKASGVFNFAQGAMLLFAALTFVSLHEQGLPFALAQAVTVLVMIIGALLIERLVLRPLVNRSQITLFMATLGLSFIIEGLAQGLMGAQVRALDLGIEDIPLFVGEIMISQFDLVAASVSALLVVVLALLFNQTRIGVALRAVADDTRAALSLGINLNRIWQIVWAVAGVVGLVAGLLWGARQGVQFSLSLVVLKALPVLIIGGFTSIGGAIVGGLIVGAAENLAEAYIGPLIGGGITPWFAYFLALIFLYIRPTGLFGDRAIERV; translated from the coding sequence ATGATCTTTTTTCTGGAAACCCTGATCGGCGGGTTGCTCGCCGGCACTCTGTATTCGCTGGTGGCCATCGGCTTCGTGCTGATCTACAAGGCCAGCGGTGTGTTCAATTTCGCCCAGGGCGCGATGCTGCTGTTTGCCGCGCTGACTTTCGTCAGCCTGCACGAGCAGGGGCTGCCTTTCGCCTTGGCGCAGGCTGTGACGGTGCTGGTGATGATCATCGGCGCGCTGTTGATCGAGCGGCTGGTGCTGCGGCCGCTGGTCAATCGCTCGCAGATCACCCTGTTCATGGCCACCCTCGGCCTGTCGTTCATCATCGAGGGCCTGGCCCAGGGGCTGATGGGCGCCCAGGTGCGTGCGCTGGATCTGGGTATCGAGGACATTCCGCTGTTCGTTGGCGAGATCATGATCAGCCAGTTCGACCTGGTCGCCGCGAGTGTTTCGGCCCTGCTGGTGGTGGTGTTGGCTTTGCTGTTCAACCAGACTCGTATCGGCGTGGCGCTGCGGGCGGTGGCCGACGATACCCGTGCCGCGCTGTCGCTGGGCATCAACCTGAATCGCATCTGGCAAATCGTCTGGGCCGTAGCGGGAGTGGTCGGTCTGGTTGCCGGGCTGCTCTGGGGCGCGCGCCAGGGCGTGCAGTTCTCGCTCTCGCTGGTGGTGCTCAAGGCGCTGCCGGTGCTGATCATCGGCGGCTTCACCTCGATTGGCGGGGCCATCGTCGGCGGGCTGATCGTCGGCGCAGCGGAAAACCTTGCCGAGGCCTACATCGGCCCGCTGATCGGTGGCGGCATCACGCCCTGGTTCGCCTATTTCCTCGCCCTGATCTTCCTCTACATTCGTCCGACCGGCCTGTTTGGCGACCGGGCCATCGAACGGGTATGA
- a CDS encoding LLM class flavin-dependent oxidoreductase, producing MSREIRLNAFEMNCVGHQSPGLWRHPKDRAWQYKDLEYWTDLARLLERGKFDGIFIADVIGIYDVLGGNGDAAIRQATQVPVNDPLALITPMALVTEHLGFGLTASLTFEHPYPFARRLSTLDHLTKGRIGWNIVTSYLDSGARNLGQKALSDHDARYDYADEYLEVLYKLFEGSWEERAVVRDRERGIFTDPSKVHEIRHQGEHFQVPGIHLCEPSPQRTPVLYQAGASSRGKDFAAGHAECVFVAAPSKAILKKTVADIRRRAAEAGRDPRKVLIFNLQTVIVDETDAKAQAKWQELKSYSSYEGALALISGWTGIDFGQYQPDQVLKHIHTNAIQSAVETFSTADPDKQWTVQELADWVGIGGFGPLIVGSAQTVADELQAWVEETDVDGFNLAYALAHETFRDVVELLVPELQARGVYKTDYRSGTLREKLFGDGPRLPANHPGAGYRDLSQQRKAASVSLAEPA from the coding sequence ATGTCACGTGAAATTCGTTTGAACGCCTTCGAGATGAACTGTGTCGGCCATCAGTCACCTGGCCTGTGGCGGCACCCCAAGGATCGCGCCTGGCAGTACAAGGATCTGGAGTACTGGACGGATCTGGCCAGGTTGCTGGAGCGCGGCAAGTTCGACGGCATCTTCATCGCCGACGTGATCGGTATCTACGACGTGCTGGGCGGCAATGGCGACGCGGCCATCCGCCAGGCGACCCAGGTTCCGGTCAACGATCCGCTGGCGCTGATCACGCCAATGGCCCTGGTTACCGAACACCTTGGTTTCGGCCTGACTGCTTCGCTGACCTTCGAGCATCCGTATCCCTTCGCCCGGCGCCTGTCGACCCTGGACCACCTAACCAAGGGGCGCATCGGCTGGAACATCGTCACGTCCTACCTCGACAGCGGTGCGCGCAACCTCGGGCAGAAGGCCCTGAGCGATCACGATGCGCGCTACGACTACGCCGATGAATACCTTGAAGTGCTCTACAAGCTGTTCGAAGGCAGCTGGGAGGAGAGGGCGGTGGTGCGTGATCGTGAACGCGGGATCTTCACCGACCCGAGCAAGGTTCATGAAATCCGTCACCAGGGAGAGCATTTCCAGGTGCCTGGCATCCACCTCTGTGAACCGTCGCCGCAGCGCACGCCGGTGCTCTACCAGGCTGGCGCATCGAGCCGCGGCAAGGACTTCGCGGCCGGGCACGCCGAGTGCGTGTTCGTCGCCGCACCGTCCAAGGCGATCCTGAAGAAAACCGTGGCAGACATCCGCCGTCGGGCTGCCGAAGCCGGGCGCGATCCACGCAAGGTGCTGATCTTCAACCTGCAGACGGTGATCGTCGACGAGACCGACGCCAAAGCCCAGGCCAAGTGGCAGGAGCTGAAATCCTATAGCAGCTACGAGGGGGCGCTGGCGCTGATTTCCGGCTGGACCGGTATCGACTTTGGCCAGTACCAGCCGGATCAGGTGCTCAAGCACATCCACACCAACGCCATTCAATCGGCAGTAGAAACCTTCTCTACCGCCGACCCGGACAAGCAGTGGACGGTCCAGGAACTGGCTGACTGGGTTGGCATTGGCGGCTTCGGTCCGCTGATCGTCGGCAGTGCGCAGACCGTTGCCGACGAGCTGCAGGCCTGGGTCGAGGAGACCGACGTGGACGGCTTCAACCTGGCATATGCCCTGGCCCACGAAACCTTCCGTGATGTGGTCGAGCTGCTGGTGCCCGAGTTGCAGGCACGCGGCGTGTACAAGACCGATTATCGCTCCGGAACCCTGCGCGAGAAATTGTTCGGTGATGGCCCGCGACTGCCCGCCAACCATCCGGGCGCCGGTTATCGCGACCTCAGCCAGCAGCGTAAAGCTGCCAGTGTCAGCCTGGCCGAGCCGGCCTGA